The Methanobacterium lacus genome includes a region encoding these proteins:
- the frhA gene encoding coenzyme F420 hydrogenase subunit alpha: MSEKIVISPTSRQEGHAELVMDVDDEGIVTKGRYFSITPVRGLEKIVTGKVPETAPVIVQRICGVCPIPHTLASVEAIDDSLGIEIPKAARQLREMTLAAHTVNSHAIHHFLIATDFVPENLMATAINSVSEIRKTVQYVVDMVAGEGIHPADVRIGGMASNISETARKRLYARTKALIPKIDAHVDLMIGLIADKDLPDGLGVVNVPTLATHPLYGDRTKFDLDRFTEIMPETWYDDPEVGKRACSTIPLYDGRNVEVGPRARAAVFGSYNEKGVVAQHVARAMEMKTNVSKIVDLLAELDTSAPVMADYDVTGTNKLGIGAIEGPRGMDVHMAQIADGKTQFYSCLVPTTWNIPTMGPATEGFHHEFGPHVIRAYDPCLSCATHVIVVDDDDRSVIKNEMVRI; the protein is encoded by the coding sequence TTGAGCGAAAAAATAGTTATATCGCCAACATCACGGCAAGAGGGCCATGCAGAATTGGTCATGGACGTCGATGATGAAGGAATCGTAACTAAGGGGCGATACTTTAGTATTACTCCTGTTAGAGGTCTTGAGAAAATAGTAACTGGAAAAGTACCAGAAACAGCACCTGTCATAGTACAGAGAATCTGTGGTGTCTGTCCAATTCCTCATACTCTAGCATCAGTAGAAGCTATAGACGACTCTTTAGGTATTGAAATACCAAAAGCAGCAAGACAGTTAAGGGAAATGACACTTGCAGCTCACACAGTTAACAGCCATGCAATACACCACTTCTTGATTGCAACCGACTTTGTGCCTGAAAACTTAATGGCAACAGCCATAAACTCTGTATCCGAAATAAGGAAAACAGTTCAGTACGTAGTAGATATGGTTGCAGGAGAAGGAATTCACCCAGCCGACGTAAGAATCGGTGGAATGGCTAGCAACATAAGTGAAACCGCAAGAAAAAGGTTATACGCTAGAACCAAAGCACTCATACCAAAAATTGACGCACATGTAGACCTTATGATTGGTTTAATTGCTGATAAAGACTTACCAGACGGATTGGGTGTGGTAAACGTGCCAACTTTAGCAACCCATCCTCTCTACGGTGACAGAACCAAATTCGATTTAGACAGGTTCACTGAAATCATGCCTGAAACATGGTACGATGACCCTGAAGTAGGTAAAAGAGCATGCTCAACCATACCATTATACGATGGTAGGAATGTAGAAGTAGGCCCAAGGGCTAGGGCAGCAGTATTCGGTAGTTACAATGAAAAGGGTGTTGTTGCACAGCACGTAGCAAGAGCTATGGAAATGAAAACCAACGTATCCAAGATTGTGGATTTACTAGCTGAACTGGACACATCTGCACCTGTAATGGCTGATTACGATGTTACTGGTACCAACAAGTTAGGTATTGGTGCTATCGAAGGACCAAGAGGAATGGATGTTCACATGGCCCAGATAGCAGATGGTAAAACTCAGTTCTACAGCTGTTTAGTTCCAACAACCTGGAACATACCAACCATGGGACCTGCAACAGAAGGCTTCCACCACGAATTCGGACCTCACGTTATTAGAGCATACGACCCTTGTCTCTCATGCGCAACCCACGTAATAGTAGTGGATGACGATGACAGGAGTGTCATTAAAAACGAAATGGTCAGGATTTAA
- the frhD gene encoding coenzyme F420-reducing hydrogenase, FrhD protein, translating into MPYEAEILIVGCGNILFQDDGFGPAVIDAIDKLSEEKPLPDNTMTIDAGTGGPHFVFSLPHETWKKMIVVDIVDFGAEPGTLRVFDVEELPKGAYENMHSWPVNQPLHDLSKVCEVMVIGVQPESVSAPNIELGLTESVENAIPKAIEIILKEIEV; encoded by the coding sequence ATGCCATACGAAGCAGAGATATTAATTGTTGGGTGCGGTAACATACTGTTTCAGGACGATGGATTTGGTCCTGCAGTTATAGATGCTATAGATAAGCTTTCTGAAGAAAAACCGCTTCCTGACAACACAATGACTATAGATGCCGGAACAGGAGGCCCACACTTCGTATTTTCCCTACCCCATGAAACTTGGAAAAAGATGATCGTTGTGGACATCGTTGATTTCGGTGCAGAACCAGGGACACTCAGGGTTTTTGATGTAGAAGAACTCCCTAAAGGTGCGTATGAAAATATGCATTCTTGGCCAGTAAACCAACCGTTGCACGATCTTAGCAAAGTATGTGAAGTTATGGTAATTGGAGTCCAACCAGAATCGGTCTCTGCCCCCAACATAGAATTGGGTTTAACAGAAAGTGTGGAAAATGCAATTCCAAAGGCCATTGAAATAATTTTAAAAGAAATAGAGGTTTAG
- the frhG gene encoding coenzyme F420 hydrogenase subunit gamma encodes MLARIKQFLGIGAKPKEVPKEEVEKVAEEKAKPRIGYVHLSGCTGDIMSLSENYDILAELLTNMVDIVYGQTLADVWEMPEMDLVLVEGSVCLQDEHSVKELKEAREKAGLVVAFGSCAATGCFTRYSRGGQQARPDHESFVPIADLVKVDCAIPGCPPSPEIIAKTVVAVINGDMDYLQPMIDLAGYTEACGCDLQYKVVNQALCIGCGTCAMACQTRALTMTDGRPELTSARCVKCGICYVQCPRSWWPADRIKQDLGL; translated from the coding sequence ATGTTAGCCAGAATTAAACAATTTTTAGGGATAGGGGCAAAACCAAAGGAAGTTCCAAAAGAGGAGGTTGAAAAAGTGGCTGAAGAAAAAGCAAAACCAAGAATCGGTTACGTCCACTTATCAGGATGTACCGGTGACATTATGTCGCTCAGTGAAAACTACGACATTTTAGCCGAATTACTCACCAACATGGTGGATATAGTTTATGGACAAACACTGGCAGATGTATGGGAAATGCCAGAAATGGACCTAGTATTAGTTGAAGGTTCCGTATGTCTACAAGATGAACACAGTGTAAAAGAACTTAAAGAAGCAAGGGAAAAAGCTGGATTAGTAGTAGCTTTCGGTTCCTGTGCAGCAACAGGATGTTTCACTCGTTATTCCAGAGGCGGACAGCAGGCTCGCCCAGATCACGAATCTTTCGTGCCTATAGCTGACCTTGTGAAGGTAGACTGTGCAATACCAGGATGCCCACCATCACCAGAAATAATTGCAAAAACAGTTGTTGCTGTAATTAATGGTGATATGGATTATCTACAACCAATGATAGATTTAGCTGGTTACACAGAAGCATGTGGATGCGACCTTCAGTACAAGGTTGTAAACCAAGCTCTATGTATAGGATGTGGAACATGTGCTATGGCCTGTCAGACCAGAGCATTAACCATGACCGATGGTAGACCAGAGCTCACCAGCGCAAGATGCGTGAAATGTGGTATCTGCTACGTCCAGTGTCCTAGAAGCTGGTGGCCAGCAGACAGGATAAAACAGGATCTAGGGTTATAG
- the frhB gene encoding coenzyme F420 hydrogenase subunit beta yields the protein MVLGTYKEVVTARSTDKEIQKIAQDGGIVSALFCYALEEKLIDGAVVAGPGKDFWKPEPMVAQTADEILAAAGTKYTFSPNVLMLKKAVRQYGLEKVGTVAIPCQAMGIRKMQSYPFGVRFLADKIALLTGIFCMENFPFASLQTFISEKMGVSPELVEKMDIGKGKFWVHTADDVLSIPLKETHGYEQSGCKVCLDYVAELADVSTGSVGSPDGWSTVFTRTDAGETVFKAAVEAGVIETKPVDTGKFGLEILTKLATQKKEKAMKEIDRRKEMGLPVPFKASSEKEDPLANV from the coding sequence ATGGTATTAGGAACATACAAAGAAGTTGTTACTGCAAGATCAACTGACAAAGAAATTCAGAAGATCGCACAGGACGGAGGAATTGTTTCTGCTCTATTCTGCTATGCCCTCGAGGAAAAACTCATAGATGGTGCAGTTGTTGCAGGACCAGGAAAGGACTTCTGGAAACCAGAGCCTATGGTCGCTCAAACAGCTGATGAAATATTAGCAGCAGCAGGAACTAAATACACATTCTCCCCAAACGTTTTAATGCTGAAAAAAGCTGTAAGGCAGTACGGACTTGAAAAAGTCGGTACCGTTGCAATCCCATGTCAAGCCATGGGTATCAGAAAAATGCAGTCTTATCCATTTGGTGTGAGATTCCTTGCTGACAAAATAGCTCTTTTAACAGGTATATTCTGTATGGAGAACTTCCCATTCGCATCACTTCAGACATTCATTTCTGAAAAGATGGGAGTTAGCCCTGAGCTAGTAGAAAAAATGGACATTGGAAAAGGTAAATTCTGGGTACACACCGCAGATGATGTACTTTCAATCCCACTCAAAGAAACCCACGGTTACGAACAGAGCGGATGTAAAGTATGTCTTGACTACGTTGCTGAATTAGCAGACGTATCAACAGGTTCAGTTGGTTCACCAGACGGTTGGTCAACTGTATTCACCCGAACAGATGCTGGAGAAACAGTCTTCAAAGCAGCTGTAGAAGCAGGTGTAATAGAAACCAAACCAGTAGACACAGGCAAATTCGGTCTAGAAATACTCACAAAACTCGCAACTCAGAAGAAAGAGAAAGCGATGAAGGAGATTGACAGACGAAAAGAAATGGGTCTACCTGTTCCATTCAAGGCAAGTAGCGAAAAGGAAGATCCTCTCGCAAACGTCTAA
- the map gene encoding type II methionyl aminopeptidase — MIEAYEKSGKIVSKVRKMATDYIEADMKILELVDFVESNIIEMGAKPAFPCNISINEITAHYTSPPGDESTIKDGDLVKIDLGAHVDGYIADSAITVLVGDSDTVLTETENELNHKLIQTAQDALESAINTIKAGVELGEIGTAIEETITQNGLNTIPSLSGHEVDQYLLHSGISVPNKKEENHHKIEEGDVLAIEPFVTYGSGLLKDVNETNIFKFLKNRPMRMVHAKKLLHNIVSDYGSLEFCQRWLINDNNKNHINMAMRQLINSGAIYAYHVLKEKSDARVAQAEHTVIVEKDGCKVITL, encoded by the coding sequence ATGATCGAAGCGTATGAAAAGTCAGGAAAAATAGTTTCCAAGGTAAGGAAGATGGCAACAGATTACATCGAAGCCGACATGAAAATATTAGAACTCGTAGACTTCGTTGAATCAAACATAATAGAAATGGGAGCAAAACCAGCATTCCCATGCAACATATCAATAAACGAAATCACAGCCCACTACACATCTCCACCCGGAGATGAATCCACAATTAAAGATGGAGACCTGGTAAAAATTGACCTAGGAGCCCATGTAGATGGCTACATCGCAGACTCAGCAATAACTGTACTAGTCGGAGATAGCGACACCGTTCTCACAGAAACAGAAAACGAACTAAACCATAAACTGATACAAACAGCACAAGACGCCCTAGAAAGTGCAATAAACACCATAAAAGCAGGAGTAGAACTCGGAGAAATAGGAACAGCAATCGAAGAAACCATCACCCAAAACGGACTGAACACTATTCCAAGTCTTTCAGGTCATGAAGTGGATCAGTACTTACTTCACTCAGGCATATCAGTACCCAACAAAAAGGAAGAAAATCACCACAAAATTGAAGAAGGTGATGTGTTAGCAATAGAACCATTTGTAACTTATGGATCAGGACTTTTGAAAGATGTGAATGAAACTAATATTTTCAAATTTTTAAAAAACCGTCCAATGCGTATGGTTCATGCCAAAAAACTTCTTCATAACATAGTAAGTGACTATGGAAGTCTGGAATTTTGTCAGAGATGGTTAATAAACGATAACAATAAGAACCATATAAATATGGCCATGAGACAGCTTATCAACTCAGGGGCAATATATGCGTACCATGTTCTCAAAGAAAAAAGCGATGCAAGGGTTGCTCAAGCAGAACATACCGTAATAGTAGAAAAAGACGGATGCAAAGTCATAACATTATAA
- the map gene encoding type II methionyl aminopeptidase: MIEAYEKSGKIVSKVRKMATDYIEADMKILELVDFVESNIIEMGAKPAFPCNISINEITAHYTAPPGDESIIKDGDLVKIDLGAHVDGYIADSAITVLVGDSDTVLTETENELNHKLIQTAQDALESAINTIKAGVELGEIGTAIEETITQNGLNPVSNLTGHGMDQYILHSGISVPNIKEVNDHKVEEGDVLAIEPFVTNGVGWVSDIPEVHIFRFLRDRPMRMVQAKKLLHSIAMDFRNLPFCQRWLTNENNEKHINMAMRQLINSRAIYPYHVLKEKSDARVAQAEHTVIVEADGCKVITL; encoded by the coding sequence ATGATTGAGGCGTATGAAAAGTCAGGAAAAATAGTTTCCAAGGTAAGGAAGATGGCAACAGATTACATCGAAGCCGACATGAAAATATTAGAACTCGTAGACTTCGTTGAATCAAACATAATAGAAATGGGAGCAAAACCAGCATTCCCATGCAACATATCAATAAACGAAATCACAGCCCACTACACTGCCCCGCCAGGAGATGAATCCATAATTAAAGATGGAGACCTGGTAAAAATTGACCTAGGAGCCCATGTAGATGGCTACATCGCAGACTCAGCAATAACCGTATTAGTCGGAGATAGCGACACCGTTCTCACAGAAACAGAAAACGAACTAAACCATAAACTGATACAAACAGCACAAGACGCCCTAGAAAGTGCAATAAACACCATAAAAGCAGGAGTAGAACTCGGAGAAATAGGAACAGCAATCGAAGAAACCATCACCCAAAACGGACTGAACCCTGTTTCAAACTTAACTGGTCATGGAATGGATCAGTACATTCTTCACTCGGGAATATCAGTGCCAAACATTAAGGAAGTCAATGACCACAAGGTAGAGGAGGGAGATGTGTTAGCAATAGAACCCTTCGTCACCAACGGAGTTGGTTGGGTGTCAGATATACCTGAGGTCCATATCTTCAGATTTTTAAGGGATAGGCCAATGCGTATGGTTCAGGCCAAAAAACTTCTCCACAGTATTGCAATGGACTTTAGAAATCTTCCATTTTGTCAGAGATGGTTGACAAACGAGAACAATGAAAAGCATATAAATATGGCCATGAGGCAGCTCATAAATTCCAGGGCAATTTATCCATATCATGTTCTCAAAGAAAAAAGCGATGCAAGGGTTGCTCAAGCTGAACACACTGTAATAGTAGAAGCAGATGGATGTAAAGTCATAACATTGTAA
- a CDS encoding DUF1622 domain-containing protein has protein sequence MVLFFSIFGAILIVYGGLRAIFNVLKVELWKHSSDYNSIRIDFTSKIVLALEFFIAADLVRTIIRPDLNEVIVLAVIVAIRTVVGYSLDKEAKDILSKQ, from the coding sequence GTGGTCTTATTTTTTTCCATCTTTGGGGCTATTCTAATTGTATACGGGGGATTAAGAGCTATTTTCAATGTTTTGAAGGTTGAATTATGGAAACACTCTTCTGATTACAATTCTATTCGTATAGATTTTACATCTAAGATAGTTCTCGCCCTTGAATTTTTCATTGCAGCCGATCTGGTAAGAACGATTATTCGACCCGATCTTAACGAAGTAATAGTTCTTGCTGTAATCGTTGCAATAAGAACCGTTGTGGGTTACTCTTTAGACAAAGAAGCAAAGGATATTTTGTCTAAGCAATGA
- a CDS encoding GAP family protein — protein MSGTVSLLAQIIPLAFGAAVSPTALMGIILLLSISKKPKISGMSYYAGSILMVLIVLCVGFILGNGVSSESPHPNPLLAAIDLILGVILLIMGIIRIFRPQKSPKHRFNGEHPDSSSLLVFLKGLSFGFVMFFINFSTTLIVLEAGKLIATAAVPITGKVTVSVILILITLLVCEVPLLIYFLLPGRSEKLLSKINVWMQKNGHILMGLVILAIGLYLIWIGSIKFGLI, from the coding sequence ATGTCTGGAACAGTATCTCTTCTCGCACAAATAATTCCACTAGCATTCGGTGCTGCAGTGAGCCCAACAGCTTTAATGGGAATTATTCTGTTACTATCAATTTCCAAGAAACCAAAGATCTCTGGAATGAGTTACTACGCCGGATCCATATTAATGGTTTTGATTGTGTTGTGTGTTGGTTTTATACTTGGAAATGGGGTTAGTTCGGAATCACCGCACCCAAATCCATTATTGGCTGCCATCGATCTTATTTTAGGGGTAATTCTGTTAATCATGGGGATCATTAGAATATTTCGCCCTCAAAAATCACCAAAACACAGATTCAATGGTGAACATCCTGATTCTTCAAGCCTTTTGGTGTTCTTGAAAGGCCTGTCTTTTGGATTTGTGATGTTTTTCATCAATTTTTCAACCACCCTAATAGTTTTAGAAGCAGGAAAACTCATAGCAACAGCAGCTGTGCCTATCACTGGAAAAGTAACTGTTTCGGTAATTTTAATATTAATAACCCTCCTGGTCTGCGAAGTTCCACTACTCATTTACTTCTTGCTTCCAGGTCGCTCTGAAAAGCTACTCTCAAAGATCAATGTTTGGATGCAAAAGAATGGACACATCTTAATGGGATTAGTGATTCTTGCCATAGGCTTGTATTTGATATGGATCGGATCAATCAAATTTGGATTGATATGA
- the dnaJ gene encoding molecular chaperone DnaJ, which produces MAEKRDYYEVLGVEKGADKKEIKKAYRKLAMKYHPDVSEDEESGEKFKEISEAYAVLSDAEKRQTYDQYGHAGMNGFSQEDIFNNANFEDIFRGFGFGGGQGNRQSGGFESIFDLFGFGGGNRNGPVQGDDVYYEMSITLEEAASGLETDVEIPHKKTCPHCHGSKAEPGTNTKTCPECGGSGQVRQVSNTPLGQFATVRPCRTCRGEGQIIETPCTECHGRGIVNHQSTIHIKIPAGVEDGSRLRVPGEGDVGEKGGAPGDLYVIIGVKQHQLFHREGSDLVYNMPISFVQASIGATVEAPTLTGAVDLKIPAGTQTGTSFRIKGEGMPHLRWNGKGNLYVKVKIVTPKKLSPKQKELLVEFAEVSGEEIYIEDKGFFDKVKDAINH; this is translated from the coding sequence ATGGCAGAAAAGCGTGATTATTACGAAGTCCTAGGTGTAGAAAAGGGCGCGGATAAGAAGGAAATTAAAAAAGCCTATCGTAAACTAGCAATGAAGTACCATCCAGATGTGAGCGAAGATGAGGAATCTGGAGAAAAATTCAAAGAGATCAGCGAAGCATATGCCGTTCTATCAGATGCAGAGAAAAGGCAAACCTACGACCAGTATGGACATGCAGGTATGAATGGATTCTCACAAGAAGATATTTTCAACAACGCAAACTTTGAAGATATATTTAGAGGATTTGGATTCGGTGGAGGACAAGGAAACAGACAAAGCGGCGGTTTTGAAAGTATTTTTGATCTCTTCGGATTTGGTGGAGGAAACAGGAATGGACCAGTCCAGGGAGATGATGTGTACTACGAAATGAGCATCACACTTGAAGAAGCTGCATCAGGTCTAGAAACCGATGTTGAAATTCCACATAAAAAAACATGTCCCCATTGTCATGGATCTAAAGCAGAACCCGGTACCAACACCAAAACATGTCCAGAATGTGGTGGATCTGGACAGGTAAGACAAGTTAGCAACACCCCACTGGGACAGTTTGCCACAGTTAGGCCATGCAGAACTTGTAGAGGCGAAGGTCAGATCATCGAAACTCCTTGTACCGAATGTCATGGAAGGGGTATTGTTAACCATCAGAGTACCATCCATATAAAAATTCCAGCAGGAGTGGAAGATGGAAGTAGGCTTAGAGTTCCTGGTGAAGGGGATGTCGGAGAAAAGGGCGGTGCCCCAGGTGATCTATACGTTATTATCGGTGTGAAGCAACACCAGCTCTTCCACAGAGAAGGATCAGATCTTGTTTACAATATGCCAATAAGCTTTGTTCAAGCATCCATTGGAGCCACAGTAGAAGCTCCAACACTTACAGGAGCTGTTGATCTTAAAATACCTGCAGGCACTCAAACAGGTACATCTTTCCGTATTAAGGGCGAAGGAATGCCTCATCTACGTTGGAATGGTAAAGGAAATCTGTATGTTAAGGTCAAAATCGTGACCCCCAAAAAACTCAGTCCAAAACAGAAGGAATTACTTGTTGAATTTGCTGAAGTAAGTGGTGAAGAGATCTACATCGAAGACAAAGGATTTTTTGACAAAGTTAAGGATGCAATAAATCATTGA
- the dnaK gene encoding molecular chaperone DnaK has protein sequence MAKKEKIIGIDLGTSNSAAAALIGGKATIIPSAEGATQYGKAFPSYVAFTKDGQRLVGEPARRQAVTNPEHTISAIKRSMGTDYTVKVLDKEYTPQEISAFILQKIKKDAEAFLGEPVNKAVITVPAYFNDNQRTATKDAGTIAGLEVVRLVNEPTAASLAYGIDKAEDDELEILVFDFGGGTLDVTIMDFGGGVFEVRSTSGDTSLGGTDMDNAIMNHLAAEFKRDTGIDLMTDDQAVQRLREAAEKAKIELSTTLTSDINLPFITATAEGPKHLTSSLTRAKLEELVDPIIKKCAGPLEQAIKDAKMSKSDIDKIILVGGPTRMPAVQKFVEKFIGKTVETGIDPMECVAMGAAIQGGVMAGEIKDLVLLDVTPLSLGIETLGGVFTQLIERNTTIPTNKSQIFTTAADSQPSVDIHVLQGERPMAADNTTLGRFQLVGIPPAPRGVPQIEVSFDIDANGLISVSAKDMGTGKEQRITITASSKLSKEEIDKKVKEAEAHAEEDKKRQSEIEIKNNADSMIYTSEKTLEELGDKVDAEKKSQIENLVKELREVAATDDFDAIKAKTDELTKVVQEVGAAIYQEAQQAQAQQEAEAGAGAEETKEDKSGDETIDADYEVKK, from the coding sequence ATGGCAAAGAAAGAAAAAATTATAGGCATAGACCTTGGTACAAGTAATTCTGCTGCAGCTGCTTTGATTGGTGGTAAAGCAACCATAATACCGAGTGCAGAAGGTGCAACCCAGTATGGTAAAGCATTTCCAAGTTACGTTGCATTTACAAAGGATGGACAGCGTTTAGTAGGAGAACCTGCAAGAAGACAAGCAGTAACCAACCCCGAACATACCATTAGTGCTATAAAAAGAAGTATGGGTACAGATTACACAGTTAAAGTATTGGATAAGGAATACACACCACAAGAGATATCTGCATTCATTTTACAAAAAATTAAAAAAGATGCAGAAGCATTCCTAGGAGAACCTGTTAACAAAGCAGTTATAACTGTCCCTGCTTACTTTAACGATAACCAAAGAACAGCTACCAAAGATGCCGGAACAATAGCAGGACTTGAAGTAGTTAGGTTGGTAAACGAACCTACAGCCGCAAGTTTAGCATACGGAATTGACAAGGCAGAAGATGATGAACTTGAAATTTTAGTGTTCGATTTCGGTGGAGGTACACTGGATGTTACAATCATGGACTTCGGTGGAGGAGTATTTGAAGTCAGATCAACAAGCGGAGACACAAGTCTCGGTGGAACAGATATGGACAACGCCATCATGAACCATCTCGCAGCTGAATTTAAGAGAGATACTGGCATAGATCTCATGACAGATGATCAGGCAGTTCAGAGATTGAGGGAAGCAGCTGAAAAGGCCAAGATAGAATTGTCAACAACCTTAACCAGTGACATAAACCTTCCTTTCATAACAGCAACAGCAGAGGGACCTAAACACCTAACATCATCACTCACAAGGGCAAAACTCGAAGAACTCGTTGATCCTATCATCAAAAAATGTGCAGGTCCATTGGAACAGGCCATCAAAGACGCTAAAATGAGTAAGTCTGACATAGACAAAATCATACTCGTGGGCGGACCAACAAGAATGCCTGCAGTCCAAAAATTTGTTGAGAAGTTCATTGGAAAAACAGTTGAAACAGGAATAGACCCAATGGAATGTGTGGCCATGGGTGCAGCAATTCAGGGAGGTGTAATGGCTGGAGAGATCAAAGACCTTGTTCTATTGGATGTCACACCATTATCTCTGGGAATTGAAACCCTTGGAGGTGTTTTCACTCAGCTCATTGAAAGGAACACAACCATTCCTACTAACAAGAGCCAAATATTCACCACAGCAGCAGATAGCCAACCTTCAGTAGATATTCATGTACTTCAAGGTGAAAGGCCAATGGCTGCAGACAACACTACCCTAGGAAGATTCCAGTTAGTTGGTATTCCACCAGCCCCAAGAGGCGTTCCTCAAATCGAAGTATCATTCGATATCGATGCAAACGGATTGATAAGTGTTTCTGCAAAGGACATGGGAACAGGTAAAGAACAGAGAATAACCATCACAGCATCCAGCAAACTTTCCAAGGAAGAAATCGATAAAAAAGTCAAAGAAGCTGAAGCACATGCTGAAGAAGACAAAAAACGCCAATCAGAAATTGAAATCAAAAATAACGCAGATTCAATGATTTACACTTCTGAAAAAACCTTGGAAGAACTTGGTGACAAAGTAGATGCAGAGAAAAAATCTCAGATAGAAAACTTGGTAAAAGAACTTAGGGAAGTAGCTGCAACTGATGACTTCGATGCCATCAAAGCCAAAACCGATGAACTCACCAAAGTGGTTCAGGAAGTTGGAGCAGCAATATACCAGGAAGCTCAACAAGCCCAGGCCCAACAGGAAGCTGAAGCAGGCGCTGGTGCAGAAGAAACCAAAGAAGACAAATCTGGTGATGAAACTATAGATGCAGATTATGAAGTGAAGAAATAG
- the grpE gene encoding nucleotide exchange factor GrpE, producing the protein MTDKQELEKLKKDLDSLKTEIKEKDEIIQNKDQEIQDLGDKAEEYHSQLLRLHADFENYKKRSEKDLKEFIKYANEELIVKIIDVYEDLERALKADDSQDIKEGVVMIHKKLKDTLKNEGLCEIETSGEPFDPYKHEALMVEDNEDYEDGTIIEELAKGYSLDSKVIKYSKVKVCKKK; encoded by the coding sequence ATGACTGATAAACAAGAATTAGAGAAGTTGAAAAAGGATCTGGACAGTCTTAAAACTGAAATTAAAGAGAAAGATGAGATAATTCAGAATAAAGACCAAGAAATCCAGGACTTGGGTGATAAAGCAGAAGAATATCATTCCCAATTACTGAGACTTCATGCAGACTTTGAAAATTATAAAAAACGATCCGAGAAGGATCTTAAAGAATTTATTAAGTACGCCAACGAAGAATTGATAGTTAAAATTATTGATGTCTACGAAGACCTTGAAAGAGCTTTGAAAGCAGATGATTCCCAGGACATCAAAGAAGGCGTGGTTATGATTCATAAAAAACTCAAAGATACACTAAAAAATGAAGGTCTCTGCGAAATTGAAACTTCTGGAGAACCATTTGACCCTTACAAACATGAAGCACTCATGGTTGAAGACAATGAAGATTATGAAGATGGAACAATTATTGAAGAGTTAGCAAAGGGATACAGCCTTGATTCAAAGGTAATTAAGTATTCAAAAGTTAAAGTATGTAAAAAGAAGTAA
- a CDS encoding ArsR/SmtB family transcription factor: MELEAILDVMGCKTRRDIINLLTDEPRFVSEISKELEVGQKAIIEHLRAMEELGLLSSSFQKIERGRPRKYYDISQDIQIQIFIGPGAIKMNVVGQEFSDLHAIAGKIRMGETEVVEELENLIQRYDDGKKYAEQLLAEVKVHKGTQSQKSKDQ; this comes from the coding sequence ATGGAGTTAGAAGCTATATTAGATGTAATGGGTTGCAAAACTCGTAGAGATATCATAAATTTACTTACAGATGAACCTAGATTTGTGAGTGAAATCTCTAAAGAACTTGAAGTGGGACAAAAGGCCATAATAGAACACCTCAGGGCAATGGAAGAATTGGGACTTTTAAGTTCATCTTTCCAAAAGATTGAGAGGGGAAGACCAAGAAAGTACTACGACATATCACAAGATATACAGATTCAAATTTTTATTGGACCCGGTGCAATTAAAATGAATGTTGTTGGTCAAGAATTTTCAGATTTACATGCAATTGCAGGAAAGATTCGTATGGGTGAAACTGAGGTTGTGGAAGAACTTGAGAATCTCATACAAAGATATGATGATGGAAAAAAGTACGCAGAACAACTGTTGGCTGAAGTTAAAGTTCATAAGGGAACACAGTCTCAGAAATCTAAGGATCAATAA